Proteins from a genomic interval of Sugiyamaella lignohabitans strain CBS 10342 chromosome C, complete sequence:
- the CCT6 gene encoding Cct6p (Subunit of the cytosolic chaperonin Cct ring complex; related to Tcp1p, essential protein that is required for the assembly of actin and tubulins in vivo; contains an ATP-binding motif; GO_component: GO:0005832 - chaperonin-containing T-complex [Evidence IPI] [PMID 15704212]; GO_component: GO:0005832 - chaperonin-containing T-complex [Evidence IDA] [PMID 16762366]; GO_component: GO:0005737 - cytoplasm [Evidence IEA,IEA]; GO_function: GO:0005524 - ATP binding [Evidence IEA,IEA]; GO_function: GO:0000166 - nucleotide binding [Evidence IEA]; GO_function: GO:0051082 - unfolded protein binding [Evidence IEA]; GO_function: GO:0051082 - unfolded protein binding [Evidence IDA] [PMID 16762366]; GO_process: GO:0044267 - cellular protein metabolic process [Evidence IEA]; GO_process: GO:0006457 - protein folding [Evidence IEA]; GO_process: GO:0006457 - protein folding [Evidence IDA] [PMID 16762366]) — protein MSAVQLVNPKAESLRRAQALAVNISAAQGLQNVLASNLGPKGTIKMLVDGAGNIKLTKDGKVLLSEMQIQSPTAVMIARAATAQDEITGDGTTSVCLYVGALLKEAERFISEGIHPRVLTDGFEIARKATLEFLDQFKTNLDTIDRELLLAVARSSLTTKVKQSLADVLTPVVTDAVLTIHDPSNKQSQLDLHMIEIAKMQHQSAAETTLVKGLVLDHGPRHPDMPKRVENAYVLTLNVSLEYEKSEVNSGFFYSSADQRDKLVESERRFVDDKLRKIVELKKEVCGNDESKGFVIVNQKGIDPMSLDVLAKHNIFALRRAKRRNMERLQLICGGTAQNSVDDLTPEVLGWAGLVYEHTLGEEKYTFIEEVKHPKSVTILIKGPNHHTITQIQDAVRDGLRAVANTLTDKAVVAGAGAFQIAAAQHLLTQHVKGKARSGVEAFAAALLVIPKTLATNAGFDTLDTLSAAQDEAAEGHVVGIDLTTGEPMDPTIEGVYDSFRVLRNSIASATGIASNLLLCDELLKAGRSSLKQ, from the coding sequence ATGTCAGCTGTTCAATTGGTCAACCCCAAGGCCGAGTCTCTGCGACGAGCTCAGGCTTTGGCTGTAAATATCTCTGCTGCCCAGGGTCTTCAGAACGTTCTGGCGTCCAATTTGGGCCCCAAGGGTACTATTAAAATGCTGGTAGACGGTGCTGGCAATATCAAACTCACCAAAGATGGAAAAGTTTTGTTGTCAGAGATGCAGATTCAAAGCCCTACTGCGGTTATGATTGCTAgagctgctactgctcaGGATGAGATCACTGGTGATGGTACCActtctgtttgtttatatgtTGGAGCATTACTAAAGGAGGCCGAGAGATTTATTTCCGAGGGTATTCATCCTAGAGTTTTGACAGACGGGTTTGAAATCGCTCGTAAAGCTACTCTGGAGTTCCTGGATCAGTTTAAAACCAACCTCGATACAATTGATAGAgaattgctgctggcagtGGCTAGAAGTAGTTTGACCACCAAGGTCAAGCAGTCGTTGGCCGATGTGCTGACTCCCGTTGTCACAGATGCTGTTTTGACTATTCATGATCCTAGCAATAAACAATCGCAATTGGATCTCCATATGATCGAGATCGCGAAAATGCAACATCAGAGTGCTGCCGAGACCACTCTTGTCAAGGGTCTCGTGCTAGACCATGGTCCTCGTCACCCGGATATGCCTAAACGAGTGGAAAATGCTTATGTTCTGACTTTGAATGTGTCGTTAGAGTATGAAAAGAGTGAAGTGAACTCGGGCTTTTTCTACAGTTCGGCCGACCAACGTGATAAGCTCGTGGAGAGCGAGAGACGGTTTGTCGACGACAAACTGCGTAAAATCGTCGAACTGAAAAAAGAAGTGTGTGGTAATGATGAGTCCAAGGGCTTTGTCATTGTCAATCAAAAGGGTATTGATCCTATGTCGTTAGATGTTCTGGCCAAACACAATATTTTCGCACTTCGTCGTGCTAAGAGACGAAATATGGAGAGATTACAGCTTATTTGTGGAGGCACTGCCCAGAACTCGGTTGATGATTTGACTCCTGAAGTTCTTGGCTGGGCCGGTCTTGTTTATGAGCACACTCTTGGCGAAGAAAAGTATACTTTTATTGAGGAAGTCAAGCACCCTAAATCGGTGACTATTCTTATTAAAGGACCTAATCACCATACAATTACACAGATCCAAGACGCTGTTCGTGATGGACTGCGTGCCGTGGCCAATACTCTGACTGATaaagctgttgttgctggtgccggAGCGTTTcaaattgctgctgctcagcATCTGCTGACACAACATGTCAAGGGTAAAGCCCGTAGCGGAGTCGAGgcttttgctgctgctctgcTTGTGATTCCTAAAACACTCGCTACCAATGCCGGTTTCGACACTCTTGATACCCTCTCAGCAGCTCAAGACGAGGCTGCTGAGGGCCACGTCGTCGGCATCGACCTTACCACCGGCGAGCCCATGGACCCTACTATCGAGGGTGTCTACGACTCGTTCCGCGTCCTTCGTAACAGCATCGCCTCAGCCACCGGCATTGCTTCGAACCTCCTCCTCTGCGATGAGCTCCTAAAAGCCGGCAGATCCTCTCTCAAGCAATAG
- the UGA3 gene encoding Uga3p (Transcriptional activator for GABA-dependent induction of GABA genes; binds to DNA elements found in the promoters of target genes and increases their expression in the presence of GABA (gamma-aminobutyrate); zinc finger transcription factor of the Zn(2)-Cys(6) binuclear cluster domain type; localized to the nucleus; examples of GABA genes include UGA1, UGA2, and UGA4; GO_component: GO:0005634 - nucleus [Evidence IEA,IEA,IEA]; GO_component: GO:0005634 - nucleus [Evidence IDA] [PMID 19159085]; GO_function: GO:0003677 - DNA binding [Evidence IEA]; GO_function: GO:0000978 - RNA polymerase II core promoter proximal region sequence-specific DNA binding [Evidence IDA] [PMID 12235130]; GO_function: GO:0001077 - RNA polymerase II core promoter proximal region sequence-specific DNA binding transcription factor activity involved in positive regulation of transcription [Evidence IDA] [PMID 21515579]; GO_function: GO:0046872 - metal ion binding [Evidence IEA]; GO_function: GO:0043565 - sequence-specific DNA binding [Evidence IDA] [PMID 19111667]; GO_function: GO:0000981 - sequence-specific DNA binding RNA polymerase II transcription factor activity [Evidence IEA]; GO_function: GO:0001010 - sequence-specific DNA binding transcription factor recruiting transcription factor activity [Evidence IDA,IGI] [PMID 21515579]; GO_function: GO:0008270 - zinc ion binding [Evidence IEA]; GO_process: GO:0009450 - gamma-aminobutyric acid catabolic process [Evidence IMP] [PMID 3888627]; GO_process: GO:0001080 - nitrogen catabolite activation of transcription from RNA polymerase II promoter [Evidence IMP] [PMID 7899074]; GO_process: GO:0019740 - nitrogen utilization [Evidence IMP] [PMID 7899074]; GO_process: GO:0006355 - regulation of transcription, DNA-templated [Evidence IEA,IEA]; GO_process: GO:0006366 - transcription from RNA polymerase II promoter [Evidence IEA]; GO_process: GO:0006351 - transcription, DNA-templated [Evidence IEA]) encodes MAMSNATMEDSIQQPSKQRRSRTGCLTCRKRKKRCDETRPKCGACVRLGLGCEYPIPGLERKNKPRKSSIAAPTIAESDRRETDSDASSFGSPQSDVSSGKRKRSSVSSHRGSTVGIIPVANHNSNGNTGNSIHGSNNSLNDANYSYDSSVFNHMQSFGFTPDIKSDVSPNILSSISATNSALAMVLDPKSSSPSAGRNNLIRIHDYVQETEDRQYSLFRSDIDIKLDNNGHENSNTNLIGDHPSSESSGVESVSSQLAYEGEQELLRILDQEKKASENTARVHEPGASVASTHSTPANKSNENNDLNDTTNNTNSHNNSDSMNLGFNVNMNLDDLDDSTPSNQTDAALIDSVSDKIDDVVLSRMLATATPRIEEIDESGKSKENDDDNMIISRSHEFLPLDILGNPATPPTSLLTPPPSNFLSIRLDDDAQQLFNYFCTRQADIIAVAPNNSFLDEFVPMAMGSDAVLYGIIAWAGFHRDRGHNQDLGYRYLNKAMQSVVADFSRGDITTLAGLLVITSGEICNGDVVHWSKHLSLAAKIINMNGGLRNFISNKSLQWLAKNFAYHDILAASTSTQRNTHFSSLEYSEVLDKSDGGLDTLLGCAAPLFRILAEISDLAIETHKLYSQVYVSEMGLDTLDYLHNIQRKVEDLENKISVCQPPRSALQSLSPEQVELQIKFFDVFRLTAKMHLNQSVLRLNASCVQMRCLSRQLFVALDSVLGTTVEGGLVFPLFIAGVGCCTPDERGDMIDRFHHYYERNLARNIRRARQLLEEVWKRDSEGTRHVHWFGIIESRGWDLCFS; translated from the coding sequence ATGGCTATGTCTAATGCTACTATGGAAGATTCCATTCAACAGCCATCAAAACAGCGCCGATCTAGAACTGGCTGTTTGACTTGtcgaaagagaaagaagagatgtGATGAGACCCGTCCAAAATGTGGGGCTTGTGTAAGACTTGGGCTGGGATGCGAGTATCCAATTCCCGGTCTTGAGAGAAAAAACAAGCCTAGAAAATCGTCTATTGCTGCTCCCACGATTGCCGAAAGTGATCGCAGAGAAACTGACTCAGATGCCAGTAGTTTTGGTAGTCCCCAATCTGATGTTTCCAGTGGGAAACGGAAAAGATCCAGTGTTTCTAGTCATCGTGGAAGCACCGTCGGCATCATACCAGTTGCTAATCATAATTCGAATGGTAACACTGGCAATAGCATTCACGGAAGTAATAACTCTCTTAACGATGCTAACTACTCTTATGACAGCTCGGTATTCAATCACATGCAAAGCTTTGGCTTCACCCCTGACATAAAATCTGATGTGTCTCCAAATATCCTGTCTTCCATTTCTGCGACAAATTCCGCTTTAGCTATGGTACTAGAtccaaaatcatcatctccTTCTGCTGGACGGAACAATCTGATTCGCATTCACGACTATGTCCAGGAAACTGAAGACCGCCAATATAGCCTTTTTCGCAGCGACATTGATATCAAGTTAGATAACAATGGCCATGAAAACAGCAATACCAACCTCATTGGCGACCACCCCAGCTCTGAAAGCAGCGGTGTAGAAAGCGTCAGCAGTCAACTCGCATATGAAGGAGAACAGGAACTGCTCCGAATTCTGGACCAGGAGAAAAAAGCGAGCGAAAATACTGCCCGAGTTCACGAGCCTGGCGCATCTGTAGCAAGCACTCATTCTACACCCGCCAATAAATCTAACGAAAATAATGACTTAAATGACACtaccaacaacaccaaCTCCCATAACAACTCCGACAGCATGAACCTTGGCTTTAATGTGAATATGAACCTCGATGACCTTGATGATAGCACACCCAGCAATCAAACCGATGCCGCTCTTATCGACTCTGTTTCCGATAAAATCGATGATGTGGTACTTTCACGTATGCTTGCTACTGCCACGCCACGAATCGAAGAGATTGATGAATCTGGCAAATCGAAGGAAAACGACGATGATAACATGATCATTTCGCGAAGCCACGAGTTTTTACCACTTGACATTCTCGGTAACCCAGCAACGCCGCCAACCTCGCTATTAACACCACCCCCCTCGAATTTTTTATCGATACGCTTGGATGACGATGCACAACAACTATTTAACTATTTCTGCACCCGACAAGCAGATATCATCGCAGTGGCCCCGAACAATTCTTTTTTAGATGAATTTGTGCCCATGGCCATGGGAAGCGATGCTGTTCTCTACGGAATCATTGCATGGGCTGGATTCCATAGAGACCGTGGGCACAACCAAGATCTTGGTTATCGGTATTTAAACAAAGCCATGCAATCGGTGGTGGCTGATTTTTCACGAGGTGACATCACCACTCTAGCCGGTCTGCTGGTCATCACGTCGGGTGAAATTTGCAATGGCGATGTAGTTCACTGGAGCAAACATCTTAGTTTGGCTGCtaaaatcatcaacatgAATGGCGGTTTGCGAAACTTCATTTCCAATAAATCCCTTCAATGGCTGGCTAAGAACTTTGCATATCATGACATTCTCGCTGCCTCGACTTCGACTCAGCGAAACACCCATTTCTCTTCACTAGAATACAGCGAAGTTCTAGACAAGTCGGACGGAGGACTGGATACATTACTAGGATGTGCAGCTCCATTATTTCGCATTCTTGCCGAAATCTCGGATCTGGCCATTGAGACTCATAAACTGTACAGTCAAGTGTATGTATCAGAAATGGGTCTGGACACTCTTGATTATTTACACAACATCCAGCGCAAGGTTGAAGATCTCGAGAACAAAATCTCTGTGTGTCAACCACCTCGTTCTGCCCTTCAATCGCTGTCACCTGAGCAAGTTGAGCTGCAAATCAAGTTTTTTGACGTTTTCAGACTGACAGCCAAAATGCATCTCAACCAGTCTGTGTTGCGACTCAACGCTTCATGTGTGCAAATGCGATGTCTGTCGCGCCAACTTTTCGTAGCTCTGGATTCTGTTCTCGGAACCACTGTCGAAGGTGGTCTTGTATTCCCACTGTTCATTGCCGGAGTGGGCTGCTGTACACCAGACGAGCGTGGCGATATGATAGACCGGTTCCATCACTATTACGAGCGTAATCTGGCCCGCAACATCAGACGAGCAcgccagctgctggaagaGGTCTGGAAAAGAGACTCCGAAGGCACCAGACACGTCCACTGGTTCGGCATCATCGAAAGTCGCGGCTGGGACCTCTGCTTCTCATAA
- a CDS encoding Protein UGX2, which translates to MMCSTPPKKHKLSSGILSQHYDEAFSSLSPSSTSSSMDVDGPKTHQYPHYGLRSSSGQASGSVNAMNIGTGISSASAASPSSTHSQSWRVRRSSFLSEKMMHEDHNSYEVGIAEDGSTRYNLSVKESQGFQWNPDLFVSKYHQSEFYRYSSSSGYSHIGTSSSASTSAGSSSTDPFNDRSRPAVQDIVIDAEEDIFPSDY; encoded by the coding sequence ATGATGTGCTCGACACCTCCCAAGAAGCATAAGCTCTCATCGGGCATTTTGTCTCAGCATTACGACGAAGCCTTCTCATCATTATCACCGTCATCTACTTCGTCATCCATGGATGTTGACGGTCCCAAGACACATCAATATCCCCACTACGGACTGAGGAGTTCGAGTGGTCAAGCTTCCGGCAGTGTAAATGCCATGAATATTGGCACCGGAATCAGTTCTGCCAGTGCAGCATCTCCATCATCGACGCATTCTCAATCCTGGAGAGTCCGTCGGTCGTCGTTTTTAAGCGAGAAAATGATGCACGAAGACCACAACAGCTACGAAGTAGGCATCGCCGAAGACGGGTCTACCCGATACAATCTCAGCGTCAAAGAGTCACAAGGGTTCCAATGGAATCCCGACCTGTTTGTATCTAAATACCACCAGAGCGAGTTCTACCGCTACTCCTCATCCAGCGGATACAGCCACATCGGAACCAGTTCCAGTGCGAGCACCTCGGCCGGCTCGTCCAGCACCGACCCCTTCAACGACCGCTCGCGACCCGCAGTCCAAGACATAGTCATCGACGCCGAGGAGGACATCTTCCCCAGCGACTACTGA
- the MAP1 gene encoding Map1p (Methionine aminopeptidase; catalyzes the cotranslational removal of N-terminal methionine from nascent polypeptides; function is partially redundant with that of Map2p; GO_component: GO:0005737 - cytoplasm [Evidence IEA,IEA]; GO_component: GO:0022626 - cytosolic ribosome [Evidence IEA]; GO_component: GO:0022626 - cytosolic ribosome [Evidence IDA] [PMID 11968008]; GO_function: GO:0004177 - aminopeptidase activity [Evidence IEA,IEA]; GO_function: GO:0016787 - hydrolase activity [Evidence IEA]; GO_function: GO:0003729 - mRNA binding [Evidence IDA] [PMID 21124907]; GO_function: GO:0046872 - metal ion binding [Evidence IEA,IEA]; GO_function: GO:0070006 - metalloaminopeptidase activity [Evidence IEA]; GO_function: GO:0070006 - metalloaminopeptidase activity [Evidence IDA] [PMID 2246265]; GO_function: GO:0008235 - metalloexopeptidase activity [Evidence IEA]; GO_function: GO:0008233 - peptidase activity [Evidence IEA]; GO_process: GO:0010629 - negative regulation of gene expression [Evidence IMP] [PMID 21124907]; GO_process: GO:0070084 - protein initiator methionine removal [Evidence IEA]; GO_process: GO:0035551 - protein initiator methionine removal involved in protein maturation [Evidence IMP] [PMID 11811952]; GO_process: GO:0006508 - proteolysis [Evidence IEA,IEA]), translating into MIRCAGADCGKDAASLKCPTCLKAGVDSYFCDQTCFKRNWGVHKAIHPKKAGDTGATGTAIGGTEDSYNPFPESVYTGKLRACYPLSPRRPVKDSVVLPDYSGDGQPRAEQSVGRNTHIQINTPEMNEKMRKLGVLAREVLDIAAAAAVPGVTTDELDAIVHQACMDRDAYPSPLNYYNFPKSVCTSVNEVICHGIPDKYVLKDGDIVNLDVTLYKWGVYSDLNETYYVGDKAKADPDTVRLVETTREALDLAIATIKPGTLIRSIGDVIEKHAKANKVSVVRSYIGHGVNDLFHCAPNVPHCKFLRVCLQQLGLLSLRSSRSVDDAPLSPAKQEQPGSGAEPQPPEAVLYPENPHTNPRRRQKQSHWYLQTGHDLHDRAHAVSGNVPRQTLAR; encoded by the coding sequence atGATTCGGTGTGCTGGAGCCGATTGTGGCAAAGATGCCGCCAGTTTGAAATGCCCGACCTGTTTGAAGGCTGGTGTGGACAGTTATTTCTGTGATCAGACGTGTTTCAAGCGGAATTGGGGCGTTCATAAGGCCATTCATCCTAAGAAAGCTGGTGAtactggtgctactggaaCTGCCATTGGTGGTACTGAAGATTCATACAATCCATTTCCCGAGTCTGTTTATACAGGAAAACTACGAGCTTGTTATCCATTGAGTCCTCGTAGACCCGTTAAAGACTCGGTGGTTCTGCCGGACTATTCAGGAGATGGCCAGCCTCGAGCCGAGCAGTCGGTAGGTCGAAACACCCATATCCAGATCAATACTCCGGAAATGAACGAAAAAATGCGAAAACTCGGTGTCCTTGCCAGAGAAGTGCTTGATATTGCTGCGGCAGCCGCCGTTCCTGGAGTCACTACTGACGAACTGGATGCTATCGTTCACCAAGCATGCATGGATAGAGACGCTTATCCCAGTCCTCTAAACTACTATAACTTTCCGAAATCCGTTTGTACCAGTGTCAATGAAGTCATCTGTCACGGAATTCCCGACAAGTATGTTTTGAAAGACGGCGATATCGTCAACCTGGACGTGACTCTGTACAAATGGGGAGTATACAGTGATCTTAACGAGACATATTACGTTGGCGATAAAGCCAAAGCTGATCCTGACACAGTTCGACTCGTGGAAACCACTCGTGAGGCTCTCGACCTCGCCATAGCCACCATCAAACCTGGAACCCTCATTCGAAGCATCGGTGACGTCATCGAGAAACACGCCAAAGCCAACAAAGTATCGGTCGTTCGCAGCTACATTGGCCACGGAGTCAACGACCTGTTCCACTGTGCGCCTAACGTACCTCACTGTAAGTTTTTGcgggtctgcctccagcagctggggctcctttcgcttcgctcgagtcgttccgtcgacgaTGCCCCtctatctcctgcgaagcaggagcaaccagggtctggggcggagccccagccgccggaggcagtcctCTACCCCGAAAACCCCCATACTAACCCCCGTAGACGGCAAAAACAAAGCCATTGGTATCTGCAAACCGGGCATGACCTTCACGATAGAGCCCATGCTGTGTCTGGGAACGTACCACGACAAACGCTGGCCCGATAA
- a CDS encoding translin-associated factor TraX, putative, whose translation MDVKEDLTGANQWRYQRNMSGCIQEFIEAVSFQQFILGNDNQQNQVISIDEVRNKLPEFVLVTEEDYILGLMDLTGELMRYAIAHLSDHTSEPSSNTKKQTTDSINESDDEAPATKKHKSTASAASSSSSTTSVTSKLSRRPSPIAQKIVAALRDFDTGLLGVDIYAAEKSTPGLKELGKKVATFKASLAKVEQAICSLAVQRTEPAL comes from the coding sequence ATGGATGTGAAGGAGGATCTGACAGGGGCTAACCAATGGCGATACCAGCGGAATATGTCTGGTTGTATCCAGGAGTTCATTGAAGCGGTGTCGTTTCAGCAGTTCATTCTCGGAAACGACAATCAACAGAATCAGGTGATTTCGATTGACGAGGTCAGAAACAAACTGCCAGAGTTCGTGCTTGTCACCGAAGAAGATTATATTCTGGGTCTCATGGACCTCACTGGCGAGCTCATGCGATACGCCATAGCCCATTTATCTGACCACACCAGCGAACCCAGTTCCAACaccaaaaaacaaacaaccgACTCCATCAACGAatctgacgacgaagctcCTGCCACGAAAAAACACAAATccactgcttctgctgcttcttcttcttcgtcgacGACCTCGGTCACAAGCAAACTGTCCCGTCGGCCCTCACCCATCGCACAAAAAATCGTCGCTGCTCTACGAGACTTCGACACGGGCCTCCTGGGAGTCGACATCTACGCGGCCGAGAAATCGACCCCGGGACTCAAAGAACTCGGCAAAAAAGTCGCTACTTTCAAAGCCAGTCTCGCCAAAGTCGAGCAGGCTATCTGCTCCCTGGCTGTCCAGCGAACCGAGCCGGCTCTGTAA